In Curtobacterium sp. MCPF17_002, one genomic interval encodes:
- the pstA gene encoding phosphate ABC transporter permease PstA has product MSLALRQPGLAGNAYANGKLHKSVPWLLLVGSWVALVLVFALLNAGGAVKDFNVVAALFLGTVLFDVLIVVVSRIVEGGRKAVDRLITSLVVTAFVIAVLPLVSLLWTVLADGLARFDAQFFSYSMRGVISEGGGAVHALIGTLEITLFAALISVPIGLLTSIYLVEYGKGALAKGITFFVDVMTGIPSIVAGLFAYSLFALFLGPGARFGLVGSVALSVLMIPIVVRSTEEVLKIVPMELREASYALGVPKYLTILKVVLPTALAGITTGVMLSIARVIGETAPLLVTAGFTASMNYDLFKDPMMTLPVFAYTQYSQQGANPVPFVDRAWTAALLLIIIVMLLNLLARFITRLFAPKLSR; this is encoded by the coding sequence ATGTCCCTCGCTCTCCGTCAACCCGGCTTGGCCGGCAACGCGTACGCCAACGGCAAGCTGCACAAGTCGGTGCCGTGGCTGCTCCTCGTCGGCTCCTGGGTCGCCCTGGTCCTCGTCTTCGCCCTGCTCAACGCGGGCGGCGCCGTGAAGGACTTCAACGTGGTCGCCGCGCTGTTCCTCGGCACGGTCCTGTTCGACGTCCTCATCGTCGTCGTCTCCCGCATCGTCGAGGGTGGGCGCAAGGCCGTCGACCGGCTCATCACCTCGCTCGTCGTCACGGCGTTCGTCATCGCGGTGCTGCCGCTGGTGTCGCTGCTGTGGACCGTGCTCGCGGACGGCCTCGCCCGCTTCGACGCACAGTTCTTCTCGTACTCGATGCGCGGCGTCATCTCCGAGGGCGGCGGCGCGGTGCACGCCCTCATCGGCACGCTCGAGATCACGCTCTTCGCGGCGCTCATCTCCGTCCCGATCGGCCTGCTCACCTCGATCTACCTCGTCGAGTACGGCAAGGGCGCACTCGCGAAGGGCATCACGTTCTTCGTCGACGTCATGACGGGGATCCCGTCGATCGTCGCCGGCCTGTTCGCGTACTCGCTGTTCGCGCTGTTCCTCGGCCCGGGTGCCCGCTTCGGCCTGGTCGGCTCGGTCGCGCTGAGCGTACTGATGATCCCGATCGTCGTGCGCTCCACCGAGGAGGTGCTGAAGATCGTGCCGATGGAGCTCCGCGAAGCGTCCTACGCCCTCGGTGTCCCGAAGTACCTCACCATCCTCAAGGTCGTGCTCCCCACCGCCCTCGCCGGCATCACCACCGGCGTGATGCTCTCCATCGCCCGGGTCATCGGCGAGACCGCACCGCTCCTGGTCACGGCCGGGTTCACCGCGAGCATGAACTACGACCTGTTCAAGGACCCGATGATGACGCTGCCGGTGTTCGCGTACACGCAGTACTCGCAGCAGGGCGCCAACCCGGTGCCGTTCGTCGACCGGGCCTGGACAGCGGCGCTGCTGCTCATCATCATCGTGATGCTGCTCAACCTGCTCGCCCGCTTCATCACCCGGCTGTTCGCCCCCAAGCTCAGCCGCTGA
- a CDS encoding aldose 1-epimerase family protein, whose protein sequence is MTAAAPTGGQYHLRHAGPDGVVEAVVTEVAAGIRELRVAGFDLTEPFAVSEQPPGANGIVLAPWPNRVAGGVWQLEGGRQQLDISEPKYGNASHGLLRFAPYRVVSQTESGVVQEATIHPQHGWPFTLETRVHHELVDDGIRVTHQVVNRSGVRAPFAVGAHPYLRAGDTPADDLVVTLDAATAFTVDEQKVPNGSVSVEGTDFDLRQGRRAGDSDLDTAYTDVTPDADGVRRTTLHGPEGDGVQLWQDRSFPYVQVFTSREFPRGDGKGLAVAVEPMTAPANALNSGEGLRWLEPDESWTGTWGIRRVWS, encoded by the coding sequence ATGACCGCAGCAGCACCCACCGGTGGCCAGTACCACCTCCGCCACGCCGGACCCGACGGGGTCGTCGAGGCAGTCGTCACCGAGGTGGCCGCGGGCATCCGGGAGCTCCGGGTCGCCGGGTTCGACCTCACCGAGCCGTTCGCCGTCTCGGAGCAGCCGCCCGGGGCGAACGGCATCGTGCTCGCGCCGTGGCCGAACCGGGTCGCCGGTGGAGTGTGGCAGCTCGAGGGCGGGCGGCAGCAGCTCGACATCTCGGAGCCGAAGTACGGCAACGCCTCGCACGGGTTGCTCCGGTTCGCGCCGTACCGCGTCGTGTCCCAGACCGAGTCGGGCGTCGTGCAGGAGGCCACGATCCACCCGCAGCACGGCTGGCCGTTCACGCTCGAGACCCGCGTCCACCACGAGCTCGTCGACGACGGCATCCGCGTCACCCACCAGGTCGTGAACCGCTCCGGCGTGCGGGCCCCGTTCGCGGTCGGCGCGCACCCGTACCTCCGCGCCGGCGACACCCCGGCCGACGACCTCGTCGTCACGCTCGACGCCGCGACCGCCTTCACGGTCGACGAGCAGAAGGTGCCGAACGGGTCGGTGTCCGTCGAGGGCACGGACTTCGACCTGCGGCAGGGCCGGCGCGCGGGTGACTCGGACCTCGACACCGCGTACACCGACGTCACGCCCGATGCCGACGGGGTCCGGCGGACGACGCTCCACGGACCGGAGGGCGACGGCGTCCAGCTCTGGCAGGACCGGTCGTTCCCGTACGTGCAGGTGTTCACCTCCCGCGAGTTCCCGCGCGGTGACGGCAAGGGGCTCGCCGTGGCGGTCGAACCGATGACGGCGCCCGCGAACGCGCTCAACTCCGGCGAGGGCCTCCGCTGGCTCGAGCCCGACGAGTCGTGGACCGGCACCTGGGGCATCCGCCGCGTCTGGTCCTGA
- a CDS encoding phosphate ABC transporter substrate-binding protein PstS: protein MNIKRIGTVAAIAIAGAVVLSSCAANEDAGSTAPSSSSSSGTDYSKLSGTLTGSGSSAQQTAEATWAAGFQDVASGVTVNYSPDGSGAGRKNFISGAADFAGSDAALNDEELSGSFGLCAADSKAIDIPVYISPIAIAYKVDGVSDLTLDAKTIAGIFSGKITKWNDSQIASINKDAKLPDANITVVHRSDDSGTTQNFSEYVSANAGDVWTEEPSQTFPYQVGDSAKGTSGVASAMASASDAITYIDDSGAGDLDKAKLMVGDKATEISAEGAAKVVSDSKVADGREDNDLAIDIDRKDTADGAWPLVLVSYAIACQEYKDADKGELVKGYLDYVVSKDAQDAAAKEAKSAALTDDLAKKAATAVASIK from the coding sequence GTGAACATCAAGCGAATCGGCACGGTCGCGGCAATCGCGATCGCCGGCGCGGTCGTGCTCTCCTCGTGCGCGGCGAACGAGGACGCGGGCAGCACCGCACCCTCTTCCTCCTCCAGCTCGGGCACCGACTACTCGAAGCTCTCCGGCACCCTCACCGGTTCGGGCTCGTCCGCTCAGCAGACGGCCGAGGCCACGTGGGCCGCCGGCTTCCAGGACGTCGCCTCCGGCGTCACGGTCAACTACTCGCCCGACGGTTCGGGCGCCGGCCGCAAGAACTTCATCTCGGGTGCCGCGGACTTCGCCGGCTCCGACGCCGCGCTGAACGACGAGGAGCTCTCCGGCTCGTTCGGCCTCTGCGCCGCGGACTCGAAGGCCATCGACATCCCGGTCTACATCTCCCCGATCGCGATCGCCTACAAGGTCGACGGTGTCTCGGACCTCACGCTCGACGCGAAGACGATCGCCGGCATCTTCTCCGGCAAGATCACCAAGTGGAACGACTCGCAGATCGCCTCCATCAACAAGGACGCGAAGCTGCCGGACGCGAACATCACGGTCGTGCACCGCTCGGACGACTCGGGCACCACGCAGAACTTCTCCGAGTACGTGTCGGCGAACGCCGGCGACGTCTGGACCGAAGAGCCGAGCCAGACCTTCCCGTACCAGGTCGGCGACAGCGCCAAGGGCACCTCGGGCGTGGCCTCGGCCATGGCCAGCGCCTCGGACGCGATCACCTACATCGACGACTCCGGCGCCGGTGACCTCGACAAGGCGAAGCTCATGGTCGGCGACAAGGCCACCGAGATCTCGGCCGAGGGTGCTGCGAAGGTCGTCTCCGACTCGAAGGTCGCCGACGGCCGCGAGGACAACGACCTCGCGATCGACATCGACCGCAAGGACACCGCCGACGGTGCGTGGCCGCTGGTCCTCGTCTCCTACGCGATCGCCTGCCAGGAGTACAAGGACGCCGACAAGGGCGAGCTCGTGAAGGGCTACCTCGACTACGTCGTCTCGAAGGACGCGCAGGACGCCGCCGCGAAGGAGGCCAAGTCGGCCGCACTCACGGACGACCTGGCGAAGAAGGCCGCCACGGCGGTCGCCTCCATCAAGTAG
- a CDS encoding DNA-directed RNA polymerase subunit beta yields the protein MPRDHHRPVHFTDQEFAAIQGGDDPALVNRVAHDTANALLHRVRQDPDPAVVERLVTYTDVHGIDAIAELWARVGAHTLPGALWRIYLVRTIIRQNPTEIAYFFERGAERIGTIDQAVAGAEEPTGPAEILTLADRILHGLYTGDLAVALDRGAAFCRLTAAGATSVADDSDLTASERASELTTRALRLTELAAELTEAAALWRRDSLD from the coding sequence GTGCCTCGCGATCACCACCGTCCCGTCCACTTCACCGACCAGGAGTTCGCCGCGATCCAGGGCGGCGACGACCCCGCGTTGGTGAACCGCGTCGCGCACGACACCGCGAACGCGCTGCTGCACCGCGTGCGGCAGGACCCCGACCCGGCGGTCGTCGAGCGCCTCGTCACCTACACGGACGTGCACGGCATCGACGCGATCGCGGAGCTCTGGGCGCGGGTCGGGGCGCACACCCTGCCGGGCGCCCTGTGGCGGATCTACCTGGTGCGCACGATCATCCGACAGAACCCGACGGAGATCGCCTACTTCTTCGAGCGTGGTGCGGAACGGATCGGCACGATCGACCAGGCCGTCGCCGGCGCCGAGGAACCGACGGGGCCGGCGGAGATCCTCACGCTGGCGGACCGGATCCTGCACGGGCTGTACACGGGCGACCTCGCGGTGGCGCTCGATCGCGGTGCGGCGTTCTGTCGGCTCACCGCGGCGGGGGCGACGTCGGTCGCGGACGACTCCGACCTGACGGCGTCCGAGCGGGCGAGCGAACTGACGACGCGGGCACTCCGTCTGACGGAGCTGGCGGCCGAGCTGACCGAGGCGGCGGCGCTCTGGCGTCGCGACAGCCTGGACTGA
- a CDS encoding DUF2207 domain-containing protein, giving the protein MNALLIILAVVAVILLFVGGFAASLKFLLWVGIVLLIIAVIAWLLRTLTGRRS; this is encoded by the coding sequence ATGAACGCGCTGCTCATCATCCTGGCCGTCGTCGCGGTCATCCTGCTGTTCGTCGGCGGTTTCGCCGCGAGCCTGAAGTTCCTGCTCTGGGTCGGGATCGTGCTGCTCATCATCGCGGTGATCGCATGGCTCCTGCGGACCCTCACGGGTCGGCGCAGCTGA
- the pstC gene encoding phosphate ABC transporter permease subunit PstC has protein sequence MTTAPAQPVAPVAPKPKAVVRIGDRVFSAASVIAGGLILFVLVLVAAFLVWQSVPAFSAKVGELPNRATNFWDYVGPLVFGTVWSALIALVIAVPLSLGIALFISHYAPRRIAPLLGYVIDLLAAVPSVVYGLWGIVVLAPFVKPFYAFLNEYLGWIPFFSGQVSGTGRTILTASIVLAVMAIPIMTAVMREIFLQAPRLNEEAALALGATRWEMIRMSVLPFAKSGIVSAIMLGLGRALGETMAIALVLSVSTNVTFQMLTSLNPSTIAANIALQFSEASGTALNALIASGLILFVITLVINMLARYIVRSRVS, from the coding sequence ATGACGACCGCACCGGCCCAGCCAGTGGCCCCCGTCGCCCCCAAGCCGAAGGCCGTCGTCCGCATCGGCGACCGGGTCTTCTCGGCCGCCTCGGTCATCGCCGGCGGTCTCATCCTCTTCGTGCTCGTGCTCGTCGCCGCCTTCCTGGTCTGGCAGAGCGTCCCGGCCTTCAGCGCGAAGGTGGGCGAACTCCCGAACCGCGCGACGAACTTCTGGGACTACGTCGGCCCCCTCGTCTTCGGCACCGTCTGGTCCGCGCTCATCGCGCTCGTGATCGCCGTGCCGCTCTCGCTGGGGATCGCGCTCTTCATCTCGCACTACGCGCCGCGTCGCATCGCACCGCTCCTCGGCTACGTGATCGACCTGCTGGCCGCGGTGCCGTCGGTGGTCTACGGCCTCTGGGGCATCGTGGTCCTCGCCCCGTTCGTGAAGCCGTTCTACGCGTTCCTCAACGAGTACCTCGGCTGGATCCCGTTCTTCTCGGGCCAGGTGTCCGGCACCGGCCGCACGATCCTCACCGCCTCGATCGTCCTCGCCGTGATGGCGATCCCGATCATGACCGCGGTGATGCGCGAGATCTTCCTGCAGGCCCCGCGCCTCAACGAGGAGGCCGCCCTGGCCCTCGGCGCGACCCGCTGGGAGATGATCCGGATGTCGGTCCTGCCGTTCGCGAAGTCCGGCATCGTGTCCGCGATCATGCTCGGCCTCGGTCGTGCGCTCGGCGAGACGATGGCGATCGCGCTCGTGCTGTCGGTGTCGACGAACGTCACCTTCCAGATGCTCACCTCGCTGAACCCCTCGACGATCGCGGCGAACATCGCCCTGCAGTTCTCCGAGGCCTCCGGCACCGCCCTCAACGCCCTCATCGCGTCGGGCCTGATCCTCTTCGTCATCACCCTGGTCATCAACATGCTGGCGCGCTACATCGTGCGCAGCCGGGTCTCCTGA
- the galT gene encoding galactose-1-phosphate uridylyltransferase: MITKRVTTLADGRDLIYFDDADSTLPAERSIDERVLDPRPETARMRQDVLTGEWVSIAASRQNRVFLPPADQDPLAPQTAANPSEIPSRYDVAVFENRSPSFGPLLEADDAPTSLDSLSDVGLNRQLRSVGRCEVVCFSPETSGSFASISESRARTVVEAWADRTAALSAMPGIQQVFPFENRGEAIGVTLHHPHGQIYSYPYITPRTQRLLASIERFGPDLFEQHLANERASERVVLAGEHFTAFVPFAARWPIEIHMLPHRHVPDFAGLNDAEKDELAHMHLRLTRGLDALYGDPTPYIAAWHQAPVHTARDTVRLMLQITSPRRAADKLKFLAGSEAAMGAWIGDLVPEKAAEFIRGGIERA; this comes from the coding sequence GTGATCACCAAGCGCGTGACGACGCTCGCGGACGGCCGCGACCTCATTTACTTCGACGACGCCGACTCGACCCTGCCCGCCGAGCGCAGCATCGACGAGCGTGTCCTCGACCCCCGCCCGGAGACGGCGCGGATGCGTCAGGACGTCCTCACCGGCGAGTGGGTGTCGATCGCTGCCTCGCGGCAGAACCGCGTGTTCCTGCCACCGGCCGACCAGGACCCGCTCGCACCGCAGACGGCCGCGAACCCGTCCGAGATCCCGAGCCGATACGACGTCGCCGTGTTCGAGAATCGGTCGCCGTCATTCGGTCCCCTGCTCGAGGCGGACGACGCTCCCACCTCCCTCGACTCCCTCAGCGACGTCGGTCTCAACCGGCAGCTCCGCTCGGTCGGCCGATGCGAGGTCGTCTGCTTCTCCCCCGAGACCTCGGGATCGTTCGCGTCCATCTCCGAGTCGCGTGCCCGCACCGTGGTCGAGGCCTGGGCGGACCGGACGGCCGCGCTGTCGGCGATGCCCGGGATCCAGCAGGTGTTCCCGTTCGAGAACCGGGGCGAGGCGATCGGTGTCACGCTGCACCACCCGCACGGACAGATCTACTCGTACCCGTACATCACGCCGCGCACCCAGCGGCTGCTCGCGTCGATCGAGCGGTTCGGCCCCGACCTGTTCGAGCAGCACCTCGCGAACGAGCGCGCGTCCGAACGGGTCGTCCTCGCCGGCGAGCACTTCACCGCGTTCGTGCCGTTCGCCGCACGCTGGCCGATCGAGATCCACATGCTGCCGCACCGCCACGTGCCGGACTTCGCGGGCCTGAACGACGCCGAGAAGGACGAGCTGGCGCACATGCACCTCCGGCTCACCCGCGGGCTCGACGCACTCTACGGCGACCCCACCCCGTACATCGCCGCGTGGCACCAGGCGCCGGTCCACACCGCTCGCGACACCGTGCGGTTGATGTTGCAGATCACGTCGCCGCGTCGCGCGGCGGACAAGTTGAAGTTCCTGGCCGGCAGCGAAGCCGCCATGGGCGCCTGGATCGGGGACCTCGTGCCCGAGAAGGCGGCCGAGTTCATCCGAGGAGGGATCGAACGCGCATGA
- a CDS encoding DeoR/GlpR family DNA-binding transcription regulator: MTDDDLSFLAGALPAPLRQDRIVSIVEGAPGLVRTAALAAALGTSEVTVRQDLASLELEARIRRVHGGAVRLGAGSGERPFEETAVEHQVAKAAIGRAAAGLVRSGECVVLDVGTTPAAVAEALVARTDLVDVTVVTNSLTTALTLERAVPRFTVVVTGGTLRPLQHSLVAPFNNTLLPLIAADVVFLGGTGLDVAHGLTNVNLPETEAKRMLAATARRTVVVADGSKFGRAHIGVVRALEDIDVVVTAETTADAVAPIRAAGVEVVVADGSAGTTSAGTGRNETP; the protein is encoded by the coding sequence ATGACCGATGACGACCTCTCCTTCCTCGCCGGCGCACTCCCCGCGCCGCTGCGCCAGGACCGCATCGTGTCGATCGTCGAGGGTGCGCCCGGCCTGGTCCGGACGGCCGCCCTGGCAGCGGCGCTCGGTACCAGCGAGGTGACCGTCCGGCAGGACCTCGCCTCCCTCGAACTGGAGGCGCGGATCAGGCGGGTGCACGGCGGTGCCGTCCGCCTCGGGGCCGGTTCCGGCGAGCGTCCGTTCGAGGAGACCGCCGTGGAGCACCAGGTGGCGAAGGCGGCGATCGGCCGCGCTGCCGCGGGCCTCGTGCGGTCCGGCGAGTGCGTCGTGCTCGACGTCGGGACCACCCCGGCCGCCGTCGCCGAGGCGCTGGTGGCCCGCACCGACCTCGTCGACGTCACCGTCGTCACGAACTCGCTCACCACGGCGCTCACGCTCGAGCGAGCCGTCCCGCGGTTCACCGTCGTCGTCACCGGCGGCACGCTCCGACCCCTGCAGCACTCTCTCGTGGCACCCTTCAACAACACGCTGCTGCCGTTGATCGCCGCCGACGTGGTGTTCCTCGGCGGGACCGGGCTCGACGTGGCGCACGGCCTGACGAACGTGAACCTGCCCGAGACCGAGGCGAAGCGGATGCTCGCGGCGACTGCTCGGCGTACGGTCGTGGTCGCGGACGGGTCGAAGTTCGGCCGGGCCCACATCGGCGTCGTCCGCGCGCTCGAGGACATCGACGTCGTCGTCACCGCCGAGACCACGGCGGACGCGGTCGCCCCGATCCGGGCGGCCGGCGTCGAGGTCGTGGTGGCAGACGGCAGTGCCGGCACGACGTCGGCAGGAACCGGAAGGAACGAGACCCCATGA
- a CDS encoding anti-sigma factor — translation MTEHHDDPALLTGSHALDALSDDERAQLEATLSSSPELQAETDSLRETALQLAYAVTPVEPPASLKASLMAQIASTPQAAPLASAAAAPDAAAPVGSSPADLVGSSPAAPVPGAVTDDGLEARPTPASSRTRADGRLTGNGPASAAANRRWFQRPAVLLSSAAAVAVVFLGVGLGVGTGFAPTNDPGPGTTQASSGLDRIYAASDFKRSTAKVSGGGTATVVWSDTLGKSAVILDGVEQAPEGKTYQLWYIGSEGTGGKITPAGLIDGAGDGVHAAVLSGTRSHNVTIGMTVEPAGGSKQPTTTPIMAATTA, via the coding sequence ATGACCGAGCACCACGACGACCCTGCGCTGCTGACCGGTTCGCACGCCCTCGACGCGCTGTCGGACGACGAGCGTGCGCAGCTCGAGGCCACGCTGTCCTCCTCGCCGGAGCTGCAGGCCGAGACGGACTCGCTGCGCGAGACCGCGCTGCAGCTCGCCTACGCCGTCACGCCGGTCGAGCCCCCCGCGTCGCTCAAGGCCTCGCTGATGGCGCAGATCGCGTCGACGCCGCAGGCTGCACCGCTGGCGTCCGCTGCCGCTGCGCCGGACGCTGCTGCTCCGGTTGGTTCGTCGCCTGCTGATCTGGTTGGTTCGTCACCCGCTGCTCCGGTTCCCGGGGCGGTCACCGACGACGGCCTGGAGGCGCGACCCACCCCCGCCTCGTCCCGCACCCGTGCAGACGGCCGGCTCACGGGCAACGGTCCGGCCTCCGCTGCCGCGAACCGCCGCTGGTTCCAGCGCCCGGCAGTCCTCCTCTCCAGCGCTGCCGCGGTCGCCGTGGTGTTCCTCGGCGTCGGACTCGGCGTGGGCACGGGGTTCGCCCCGACGAACGACCCAGGCCCGGGGACGACCCAGGCCAGCAGCGGACTCGACCGCATCTACGCCGCATCGGACTTCAAGCGGAGCACCGCGAAGGTCTCGGGCGGCGGGACGGCCACGGTCGTCTGGTCGGACACGCTCGGGAAGTCCGCGGTCATCCTCGACGGTGTCGAGCAGGCTCCGGAGGGCAAGACCTACCAGCTCTGGTACATCGGCTCCGAGGGCACGGGCGGCAAGATCACGCCCGCCGGCCTCATCGACGGTGCCGGTGACGGCGTGCACGCGGCGGTCCTCTCCGGGACGCGGTCGCACAACGTGACGATCGGCATGACCGTCGAGCCCGCCGGTGGGTCGAAGCAGCCCACCACGACGCCGATCATGGCTGCCACGACCGCCTGA
- a CDS encoding SGNH/GDSL hydrolase family protein produces MARRTDGGWPDGPRSLPLRRRRRRRRLMPAVALGAMSLGVAGFLVMLPAVSDACQSVPGAANVSTNRAASAMARGSDVLIVGDSYTTGRGSYDGTHGWAQDLVAERNWDATIDGVPGSGYVNTGATNSTRWNYISRIERSASLTPELVIVQGSQNDWLVSAETLRTRVERTLRTAKRQWPDAVVVAIGPSAPQPRAETTAGISAAVAAGAHAAGVPFIDPLDEQWFTRMNSASYAAGDGQHLNDDGYRYLAAKIDDALEELAAPRDGEQCA; encoded by the coding sequence GTGGCCCGACGAACCGACGGCGGATGGCCGGACGGTCCCCGTTCGCTGCCGCTCAGACGACGACGCCGGAGGCGACGCCTGATGCCGGCGGTCGCCCTCGGCGCGATGAGCCTCGGCGTCGCCGGGTTCCTCGTGATGCTGCCCGCGGTCTCCGACGCGTGCCAGTCCGTCCCCGGGGCGGCGAACGTCTCCACGAACCGCGCGGCTTCCGCCATGGCACGCGGCTCGGACGTGCTCATCGTCGGCGACTCGTACACGACCGGTCGCGGTTCGTACGACGGCACGCACGGATGGGCGCAGGACCTCGTGGCCGAGCGGAACTGGGACGCCACGATCGACGGCGTTCCCGGTAGCGGGTACGTGAACACGGGGGCGACGAACTCCACCCGCTGGAACTACATCTCGCGGATCGAGCGCAGCGCGTCCCTCACCCCGGAGCTCGTGATCGTGCAGGGCAGTCAGAACGACTGGCTCGTCAGCGCGGAGACGCTCCGGACCCGCGTGGAACGAACGCTGCGCACGGCGAAGCGACAGTGGCCGGACGCGGTCGTCGTGGCGATCGGCCCGTCGGCCCCGCAGCCGCGCGCCGAGACCACCGCGGGCATCTCGGCTGCGGTGGCCGCCGGCGCACACGCCGCGGGTGTCCCGTTCATCGACCCGCTCGACGAGCAGTGGTTCACGAGGATGAACAGCGCGAGCTACGCGGCCGGCGACGGGCAGCACCTCAACGACGACGGGTACCGGTACCTCGCGGCGAAGATCGACGACGCCCTCGAGGAGCTCGCCGCGCCGCGCGACGGCGAACAGTGCGCCTGA
- the sigK gene encoding ECF RNA polymerase sigma factor SigK — translation MLALVERDTESWSSAEPAQASADDLLTRVAAGDQAAFSDLYDVLSGRVLGLVTRLLRDRAQSEEVTQEIFLEVWQQATRYDRGRGTAASWILTMAHRRAVDRVRASQASHDRDTKIGIRDFEAGFDQVSESVEIRIEHERVSRALAKLTEFQRQAVQLAYYGGYSHSEMAEHLGVPIGTVKTRLRDGMIRLRDEMGVTS, via the coding sequence ATGCTTGCCCTCGTGGAACGCGACACCGAGAGCTGGAGCTCAGCCGAGCCGGCTCAGGCGTCCGCTGACGACCTCCTGACCCGTGTGGCCGCCGGTGACCAAGCTGCCTTCTCCGACCTCTACGACGTGTTGTCGGGCCGTGTGCTCGGCCTCGTGACGCGGCTCCTCCGGGACCGTGCGCAGTCGGAGGAGGTCACGCAGGAGATCTTCCTCGAGGTCTGGCAGCAAGCCACCCGCTACGACCGTGGGCGCGGCACGGCGGCGAGCTGGATCCTCACCATGGCGCACCGCCGAGCGGTCGACCGGGTGCGGGCCTCGCAGGCCTCCCACGACCGTGACACGAAGATCGGCATCCGCGACTTCGAGGCCGGTTTCGACCAGGTCTCCGAGTCGGTCGAGATCCGGATCGAGCACGAACGGGTCAGCCGGGCGCTCGCGAAGCTCACCGAGTTCCAGCGGCAGGCCGTGCAGCTCGCGTACTACGGCGGCTACTCGCACAGCGAGATGGCCGAACACCTCGGTGTCCCGATCGGCACCGTCAAGACCCGTCTCCGTGACGGGATGATCAGACTCCGAGACGAGATGGGGGTGACATCATGA
- the pstB gene encoding phosphate ABC transporter ATP-binding protein PstB has protein sequence MSKRIEVDGLNVYYSKFKAVEGVDITIEPRTVTAFIGPSGCGKSTFLRTLNRMHEVIPGAYVEGSVKVDGDDLYGPGVDPVLVRRQVGMVFQRPNPFPTMSIKDNVLAGVKLNNKRMSRSEADDVVERSLQGANLWNEVKDRLDKPGMGLSGGQQQRLCIARAIAVQPDVLLMDEPCSALDPISTLAIEDLIEELKKEFTIVIVTHNMQQASRVSDKTAFFNIAGTGHPGKLIEYDDTATIFSNPSVQATEDYVSGRFG, from the coding sequence GTGTCCAAGCGCATCGAGGTCGACGGCCTCAACGTCTACTACTCGAAGTTCAAGGCGGTCGAGGGTGTCGACATCACGATCGAACCCCGCACCGTCACGGCGTTCATCGGCCCGTCCGGTTGTGGCAAGTCCACCTTCCTCCGCACGCTGAACCGCATGCACGAGGTCATCCCCGGCGCCTACGTCGAGGGCTCGGTCAAGGTCGACGGCGACGACCTGTACGGCCCCGGCGTCGACCCGGTGCTCGTGCGTCGTCAGGTCGGCATGGTGTTCCAGCGTCCGAACCCGTTCCCGACGATGTCGATCAAGGACAACGTCCTCGCCGGCGTGAAGCTCAACAACAAGCGCATGTCCCGCTCCGAGGCGGACGACGTCGTCGAGCGCTCCCTGCAGGGTGCGAACCTCTGGAACGAGGTCAAGGACCGCCTCGACAAGCCCGGCATGGGCCTGTCCGGCGGGCAGCAGCAGCGTCTCTGCATCGCGCGTGCGATCGCCGTCCAGCCGGACGTGCTCCTCATGGACGAGCCGTGCTCCGCGCTCGACCCGATCTCGACCCTCGCCATCGAGGACCTCATCGAGGAGCTCAAGAAGGAGTTCACGATCGTCATCGTGACGCACAACATGCAGCAGGCGTCGCGGGTGAGCGACAAGACGGCGTTCTTCAACATCGCGGGCACCGGGCACCCCGGCAAGCTCATCGAGTACGACGACACCGCGACGATCTTCTCGAACCCGTCGGTGCAGGCCACCGAGGACTACGTCTCGGGTCGCTTCGGTTGA